The Halorussus gelatinilyticus genome contains the following window.
TACGTCACGCTCCGGAGTTCGTCGCCGACGGTCGTTCGACAGGTGCTGACTAGCTGGTCGGCGAGGTCGTCCGAGACTGTTTCCCCCATAGCCTCCTCGTCAACCCACAGCAGGAAAAGTGCTAGTGGCGGTCGCCGGGATTCGGGAATCGGCGAGCGGGGACGTCGGTCCGGAGAACGAACGCGCGGAGACGACGGAACCGTCGGTTTTTTCTCCGTCCTCCGGGTTCCGAGAATCCCATGGCCGGGACAGACGACGCCGCCGAGACGAACGACGACGCCATCAGAGTCACCGCGCGCGGCGTCGTCACCCGCGAGGAGGACGACGGCCGTCGGGGAGACGGCGACAGCGACGAGGAGCTACTGGTCGAGCGCGAGCGCGACCCCGCGGGCGAGGCCTTCTATCGACCGCTCGGGGGTGGCGTCGAGTTCGGCGAACACAGCCGGGACGCGCTCCGGCGAGAGTTCCGCGAGGAGCTGGGCGTCGAACTCGCGGCGATTTCGTCGCTCGGGACCTACGAGGACGTGTTCACCGTCGCGGGCGAGACCCAACACGAGGTCTGGCGGCTCTACGAGGCCGACATCGCGGCGTCGTGGCCCTACGAGGAGGACGCCTTCACCGCGACCGAACCCGAGACCGGCGAGGAGATAGCGTGCGTCTGGAAGTCGGTCGGCGAGTTGGAAGGAGACGGCGAGACGTTCTATCCCGCGGCGGCGCTGTCGGACCTGTAATCAGGCCCAGTGAACTTCGCCGGGTTGCTCGCGGAACACCGCGCGCTGGAGCATGGCGACCGCTTTTTCGAGGCCCTCGTTGGAACTGGTCAGCGAGTCCTCGTGTTCGATGGACAGAGCACCGTCGTAGCCGACCATCCGGAGCGTGCTCACGATGTCCTTCCAGTGTCCTTCGCCGTGGCCGTACCCCACGGAGCGGAACAGCCACGAGCGGTCGGCCTCCTCGTCGTAGGGCGTCGTGTCGAGAACGCCCTTCGTCCGGGCTTGGGCCTCGTAGACCTTAGTGTCCTTCGCGTGGAAGTGATGGATGGCGTCGCGTTCCCCGAGCAGGCGGATGGCGTCGGTGACGTCGATACCCTGCCAGTAGAGGTGCGAGGGGTCGAAGTTCGCGCCGATGCGCTCGCTGGTCTCCTCGCGTAACCGGAGCATCCCCGACGGTTCGTACACCAGCATGTTGGGGTGCATCTCGATGGCTACATCGACGCCGTGGTCGGCGGCGTGGTCGGCGACGTCCGACCAGTAGGGGATGGCGACCTCCTCCCACTGGTACTCGTGGGCTTCGGCATGTTCGCCGGGCCACGGCGCGGTTATCCAGTTGGGTGTCTCGTCGTTCGGACTCCCCGCCGGAAGCCCCGAGAAACACGTGACCGTGTTCACGTCCAACTGGTCGGCGAGTTCGATGGCTTCCCGCAACTCGACGTCGGCCTGCTCGGCGGTCTCGTCGTCGGGGTGGAGCGGATTGTTGTGCGTGGCCAGCGCCGAGATGCGCATCTCGTACTCGTCCAGCAGGTCGAAGAGGTGGTTCTGGGCCTCGTCGTCGTCCAGATACTCCTCGCGCGGCAGGTGGGTGTCGCCGGGGTGGCCCCCGACGCCGGGTTCGATGGCGTCCACGCCGATTCCGTGGAGGTACGCCATCGCGTCGTCCAGCGACTGCCCGTACAGCGGTGGTGTGTGAACGCCGATGTCCATACGTCGTCCACCACGGATGGATTGAATAAGATTGTGGGACCGCGACGGCAGCAGCGGTCCCGAGAACTGCCCCGAGTCCGCGCTTGTCCGAGTCCTCCCTTCGCCCCCGAGACGCGCTACTCTTCGGCCAACTGCACGTCGAGGCGCTCCTCCAGCGCCTCGATGAGCGCGCCGCCGACGTTGGCCTGATTCGCCCGGCCCTGCTCGACCGCCAGCAGGTCGTTCTCGGCCACGTCCAGTTCGTCGGCGAGTTCGCCGCGCTGGAGTCCCTCGTCCCGTCTGGCCTGTTCGACCGTCTCGCCGTAATTCGAGACCAGATACGGGAGCGGGTCGTCGTCGTAGTTGGTGCCCTCCTCCTCCCAGTGGCGCGAGTCGCCGTCGTAGACGCCGCTGGCCTTCGCGGTGTTCTGGGCGGCCTTGCGCTTGCGCTCGCGCTCGTCGTCGCCGCCGGAGTCGGTCTGCTGGTTGTCGTTGTGCGAGGAGGCACAGTCCGAGCAGACCTGCAACAGCGCACCGGCCACGTTGGCCTCGGTCAGCGAGTCGCTCGACGTGCCACAGAGTTCGCACGAGCCGCCGCCACCACTGCCGGACGACCCGCCGGTCGAATATTTAGCCATATGGAATCCAGTAGGGACACGAAGCATTTGAATACCCCGCTTGCCGGTCGGAACGACCGGTCGGCGGACCGGCAGGCCCAAACACTCTTTTCGGTGTGGTAACAATAAACAGGACAATGGCGGACGACTCGACCGACGACCCGAACGACGCCGAAGACTCGCCGGACGCCGGGGATTCGCCGGACGTCGAGAACTCGCCGGCCGCCGAGGACCCGGACGGCGCGGCGGAGTCCGACGAGGCCGCGGCCTCGGCGCTGGTCGATACGGTGTTCGGTGCAATTTCGAGCGACCGCCGCCGCTACGCGCTTTACTACCTCCGCAACCGAGGGAAGACCGACGTCGAGACGCTGGCGACGGTCGTCGCGGGGTGGACGAGTACGCTCGGGGACCCGACCGCGGTGGTGACGCCCGACGACCGCGAGCGCGTCCGAATCGCGCTCCACCACACGCACTTGCCGCGACTCGAACGCGAGGGGTTCGTCCGGTACGACCGCGAGACGGGGACGGTCGAACTCGCCGACGTGCCGGAACTGCTCGACACCGTACTGGCGCGCTCGCTCGACCAGCGACGACGCGGGGTCGGCCCGCGGGCGACCGACGACTCCGACTGGAACGACTCTCGGACCGATGACGCTCCGTGACTTCCTCGACGGGGTCGCCTCGTCGCGCCGGACCGTCACGATGTTCGCACCCCGGCCCTGCGAGTCCGTCGAGACGTACTTCGAGAGTCGAAACGTGACCGTCGAGTACGAACCGATTCCCGACGACGGCACCGACGGGTTCGTCGTCCTGAGCGTGGACGGCGAGTTCGTCGGGAGCGCGGGCGTCGCCGCGGTCCGCCACCTCGTCTCGCCGAGCGCGGCCGACCTCGAACCGGGTGCGAACGAGGCGGTTCGCGCGGCGATGGACCTGCTCGCCGAGACCACCTTCGTTGCGTTCGAGCGTCGGCAACTGCTCGCGGCCAGCCGGGAAATCGAGGACCGCGCTTACCGGGTCGGCCACGGGACGCTCCGGGCGGGATTCCAGTCGGCCCGCGCGTTGGCCGCCCAGCGCGACGCGTACGCGACCTTGGCTACCGAGACGCTGCTGGACGTCCACATCTACGGTCGCCTCGACTGGGAACCGGACGTGCCGGGCGCGACGGTTCACGCCGAAGCGCCGGGCGAAATCGGCGCGTTCTGGTTCGTCGTCTTCGACGGCGGCGACGCCGACCGGCAGGCCTGCGCGCTCCTCGCCGAGGAGTTCGAACCGGGGACGTTCCGCGGCTTCTGGACCTACGACCCGGAACTGGTCGGAGAGGTCGGCGCGTATCTCGCGGCGACCTACGGGTGACCGTGCGAACGTTCGGAATCGACAGACCGAACTACCGACCGACCCCACCACGAGACGATGAGCGACTACTCGTTTACCCACGACGTAGACGTTCGCTACCGCGACCTCGACCCGATGGGTCACGTGAACAACGGGGTCTACGCGAGTTACCTCGAACAGGCCCGCATAGCGTACTTCGAACAGGTGCTGGACGTGCCGTTGCGCGACATCGAGTCCGTCCTCGCCAGCCTCGAACTCGACTTCCGGCGACCGGTCGAGATGGACCACGACGTGACCGTCGCCATGCGCGTGCCCGAAATCGGCGAGTCGTCGCTCCCGATGGAGTACGAAGTGCGCGCCGACGGCGCGGTCGCGGCCACCGGCGAGACGGTGCAGGTCGCCGTCGAGAGGGAGACCAAGTCCTCGCGGCCGATTCCGGAGTCGTGGCGCGAGAACATCCGGGAGTTCGAAGGACTGTAACCGGGGCTTTCCGAAACGCGTGAACCGTTCGGACCGCGACGACACCGTTCATCGGTCGCGTTTGTGGCCGGGGATTCGGCTCGAGCGTGAACCGTCGTCACCGTTTATTCGCCTCTCGGTGGAACCGCCGCGTAGTGAACGACTTCGACCGAAGGCACGCCGCCCGCTCCGCCACCGACCGTGACGTTCCGTCCGAGCGTGAGGCGCTTTCCGACCGCGACGACACCGCCTGCGACCCTCTCGTTTCCGGACTCCTGCCACGCGACTACGCCGGTCGAGGCGCGAGGTTCGTTCGGCGTTCGAATCGCCAGCGCGAGGAGACGAGGATGTACCGGGCGCTCGCGGTGGAAATCGAAGGTGAACCGACGACGCTTCTCGTCGGCCCGCAGGCCAGCGTCTCGCCGACGCGGGCGTACCGCATCGTGGCGGTCCGGGGCGTCCGGTCGGGCCGACTGGTGACGGTCAGATTCCGCCCGACGCGCTCGCCGACGAAGTGAGGACTCCGGAGGTCGGGAGTCACGTCGATTGTTTGGAAGGACGGCAGCGCGTAGCTCTCGCTCGGGAGTTAGCGTCCGAAGGAATTGTGCGTGGGTGCAGTCCCAAGGGACTCCACCTGCATCGTCCTCGGCGGTTACACCGCCTCGGTACGTGGCAGAGCCACGGTACGTGGCAGAGCCACGCTATGCGATGCGTGGGACCGGATTTGAACCGGCGGACCCCTACGGGACAGCGCCCTCAACGCTGCGCCGTTGGCCTAGCTTGGCTACCCACGCTCGCGGTGTCTTTCTCTGCACTCAGACGTAGTAGCCAAGCGAATAAAATGCCTTTCGTTTCGACTGCGGGGAAGACAGGAACCCGCACGGCGCGCCGTGTTCGAGATTTCCGGGCTTCGACGCGGCGGCGGACACGGCAAGGCGTATGACGGACCGCTCCTAACGTCCGGACATGCAACGACTCGTCGAGCGGCACGTCCCCGCAGTGACCGGGGTCCTGACCGTCGTCTCGCTCGCGCTGGTGTTCGCGGCGGCGCTCCGCGTCGTGCCCGCGGGCGCACTCCCCCGTGCGCCCGACGCCGTGCTGTCGGCCATCCCGCATCTCAACGCCGTCATCAGCGTCGTCGCGTTCGGCGTCGTCGGCGCGTCGTGGCGGGCGATTCGCCGAGGGAACGTCGAGCGTCACCGGACGGGGATGCTGGCGGGCGTGGTCCTCTTCGCGGCGTTTCTGGTCATGTACCTCTACCGGGTCGCGCTCCTCGGCCCGACCGAGTTCGCGGGTCCCGCGGTGGTCGAGCGGTTCGTCTACTACCCGGTGCTGGCGATTCACATCCTGCTCGCGGTGGTCTGCATCCCGCTGCTGTACTACGTCCTGCTCCTCGGGCTAACGCGGCCCGTCTCGGAACTGTCGGCGACGAACCACCCCAAGGTCGGGCGCGTCGCGGCCTCGCTGTGGATGACCTCGTTCGCGCTCGGCGTGATGGTCTATCTCATGCTGTACCTGTTCTGATTTCCCGGCCCCCGAAATCGCCTCACTCGTCGCCGTACGTCTCCAACAGGACTTCCCACGTGTCGCGACTCTCGTGGTACTCGCTGGCGACGATGCGACCGTCCCGTCCGATTTCGAGCGCGTGCCTCGGTTCGCGGAGTTGCACCCATCTGAGTTCGGGCGGGGTCCCGTCGGCCGACTCCTCGTCGCCCGACGCCGCGGAATCGGACGGCGCGGCGTCCGATTCCGCGACGCTCCCCTCGGTGGTCCCCTCGCCTGTCGCCGGCCGGTCTCGCTGATCGTGACCGTAAGCCATCCTCGTCTCCGACGGTCCGGCGGAGATTAACTGTTACGTCCGAGCGGGTCGTCCTCGTCCGAGTCGTCGTTCTCGCCTGCGTCGCCGGTCCCGAGGGAGTCGTCGCCGCCCAGTTCGTCGTCACTGGTCCGGTCGTCGCTCTCGTCCGAGTCGTCGGGTTCGCCGCCTGTCACGTCGATGCTGACGCTCTCGGAGCGACTCGCGGACTCGGTCGTGGTACTGCGCTCGTCGCCGCCACCGCTCCCGCCGAGGAGCCTCGTCCGGAGGTCGTCGGCGACCGACTCGACTTGGTCGCGGAGCGTGCTGACCTCCTCCTCGAACTGTTCGACGGTCCGCTCGACGTGGTAGACCCGCGAGGCGGGGATGCGGCGCACGAGGTCGCGCCCGCGGTCGTCCTCGCCGGTCTTGAGTATCCAGTGGTCCTGAAAGTAGGCGACGTGTTCGTTCTGGACCGTCTGGGATTCGGCCTCGCCGTCCGGTCCCTCGTACACGATAGTCGCCTCTCCGAGGTCTTCTTCGACCATGGGCGAATCGTCGGCTTCGAGACGGGTACCAACTGTGGCCGAGAGGGCGAGCAGTTCCGGCGGTTCGAGGCTCCCGTCACCGAATCTGGATGTGCTCGCGGGCGCAGTCGGCGAAGTAGAGGTGGTCGCGCTTGGGGTACCTCTCCGGGCGCGGGTCGTTCCGTTCGCCGCAGAGATTGACCCCACCGCCGCCGTGTCCCATCGGCGTCCGGTTCCACGACTTCGTCCCCTCGTCGACCCACGTGCGGCCCCAACTGCGCTCGTGACCGCCCGCGTGGAGGTTGTGCCCGAGTTCGTGGAGGGTGCCGTAGACGCAGTGACGCGGGTCGTCGGGAGCCACCCACTCGGCCATGTCGGCGTCCTCGGTGAGCGTCCCGGCGGGCGCGACGGCCGCCCGTTTCCCGAGTTTCGAGATGCCACCGCCCGCGCGGTCGGTGAGCAGGAGGTTCGAGTCCTTCCGGACGTGCGGAGTGCGCTCGTCGGCGAGTCGCTCCGACCACTGGTCGAGCTGGCGGCGCTTGTTCTCCCGGTCGGGTCTCGACGGCGCGATATCTTGGACCGGCGGGAGGTCCCACGTCACGCGATACGGGACGCCGAGTCGCTCGAACGCCCGCTCGACGTACTTCGCGACCTGCTCCTCGGGGTGGCCCTTCGCCCGCTTCGAGAGGTCGCCGGTCTGACGGACGGACACCTCGACGGTCGGTCGTGCGGAGGACGGTTGCGCGGAGTCGGTCGGCGTCGCCGAATCGCCCGGTCGCGGGGAGTCGCTCGGCGTCGGCACGTTCGAGAACTCTTTGACTCTCACGGGGTGACTCCGTGACTCGGAAGCTTAGGCACTCTGGCCGGGCATCGAGACTGCCGAGCGGCTTTTCCCTCAGGCGACCGTCAGCCGCCCCGTGGAGACCCATCGCATCCCGGCGAAGAGCGCCGGCGCGTTCGCTGTCGAGGCCGACGCGTCGTTCTCGGTCGTCACCCCGGAGCCGAGACAGGTCGCCGACTTGGTCGCGTTCGTCCGCGGGAACCCCGCCGAAGCGTTCGCCCAGTCGTACACGCGAGACCTCAACGGTCGCCTCCGCATCTCGACCGGCGACGCCCTCTACACTACTGCTGGCCGCGAACTACTGACGATAACCGACGACGACTGTGGCGTCCACGACATCATGTTCGGCCCCTGCACCGAGTGGATGCTCACCGACCGGCCGACCGACGAGGGGTACCAGAACGAACCCGGCGGCTGTCGGGAGAACCTCGCGCTCGCGCTCGACGCATACGGACTGGACACCGCCGTCCCGAACACAATGAACGTGTTCCAGCGCTCGACGGTCACCGACCAAGTCCACTTCGACGTGCGCGAGAGTCCGGCGTCGGCCGGCGACGCGGTGACGTTCCGGGCAGAGCGCGACGCCGTCGTCGCGGTGTCGGCCTGCTCGGCGAAGGGCGTCGCCAGCGGGACGACGCTGACGCCCATCGACGTGGCCGTGTCCGACGGGACCGAGGTCTCGCTCGCCTCCGTCCACGACGACCGTCCGTGACGGTCCCCGCCCTCCCTCCAGACGAATTACCTGCATCGTGTCACCGTATATCACCGAGGCCACCGCGCT
Protein-coding sequences here:
- a CDS encoding NUDIX domain-containing protein, with protein sequence MAGTDDAAETNDDAIRVTARGVVTREEDDGRRGDGDSDEELLVERERDPAGEAFYRPLGGGVEFGEHSRDALRREFREELGVELAAISSLGTYEDVFTVAGETQHEVWRLYEADIAASWPYEEDAFTATEPETGEEIACVWKSVGELEGDGETFYPAAALSDL
- a CDS encoding sugar phosphate isomerase/epimerase family protein, whose amino-acid sequence is MDIGVHTPPLYGQSLDDAMAYLHGIGVDAIEPGVGGHPGDTHLPREEYLDDDEAQNHLFDLLDEYEMRISALATHNNPLHPDDETAEQADVELREAIELADQLDVNTVTCFSGLPAGSPNDETPNWITAPWPGEHAEAHEYQWEEVAIPYWSDVADHAADHGVDVAIEMHPNMLVYEPSGMLRLREETSERIGANFDPSHLYWQGIDVTDAIRLLGERDAIHHFHAKDTKVYEAQARTKGVLDTTPYDEEADRSWLFRSVGYGHGEGHWKDIVSTLRMVGYDGALSIEHEDSLTSSNEGLEKAVAMLQRAVFREQPGEVHWA
- a CDS encoding helix-turn-helix domain-containing protein, with the translated sequence MAKYSTGGSSGSGGGGSCELCGTSSDSLTEANVAGALLQVCSDCASSHNDNQQTDSGGDDERERKRKAAQNTAKASGVYDGDSRHWEEEGTNYDDDPLPYLVSNYGETVEQARRDEGLQRGELADELDVAENDLLAVEQGRANQANVGGALIEALEERLDVQLAEE
- a CDS encoding DUF7344 domain-containing protein, which codes for MADDSTDDPNDAEDSPDAGDSPDVENSPAAEDPDGAAESDEAAASALVDTVFGAISSDRRRYALYYLRNRGKTDVETLATVVAGWTSTLGDPTAVVTPDDRERVRIALHHTHLPRLEREGFVRYDRETGTVELADVPELLDTVLARSLDQRRRGVGPRATDDSDWNDSRTDDAP
- a CDS encoding DICT sensory domain-containing protein, which encodes MTLRDFLDGVASSRRTVTMFAPRPCESVETYFESRNVTVEYEPIPDDGTDGFVVLSVDGEFVGSAGVAAVRHLVSPSAADLEPGANEAVRAAMDLLAETTFVAFERRQLLAASREIEDRAYRVGHGTLRAGFQSARALAAQRDAYATLATETLLDVHIYGRLDWEPDVPGATVHAEAPGEIGAFWFVVFDGGDADRQACALLAEEFEPGTFRGFWTYDPELVGEVGAYLAATYG
- a CDS encoding acyl-CoA thioesterase; its protein translation is MSDYSFTHDVDVRYRDLDPMGHVNNGVYASYLEQARIAYFEQVLDVPLRDIESVLASLELDFRRPVEMDHDVTVAMRVPEIGESSLPMEYEVRADGAVAATGETVQVAVERETKSSRPIPESWRENIREFEGL
- a CDS encoding DUF420 domain-containing protein, whose amino-acid sequence is MQRLVERHVPAVTGVLTVVSLALVFAAALRVVPAGALPRAPDAVLSAIPHLNAVISVVAFGVVGASWRAIRRGNVERHRTGMLAGVVLFAAFLVMYLYRVALLGPTEFAGPAVVERFVYYPVLAIHILLAVVCIPLLYYVLLLGLTRPVSELSATNHPKVGRVAASLWMTSFALGVMVYLMLYLF
- a CDS encoding DUF1989 domain-containing protein, which codes for METHRIPAKSAGAFAVEADASFSVVTPEPRQVADLVAFVRGNPAEAFAQSYTRDLNGRLRISTGDALYTTAGRELLTITDDDCGVHDIMFGPCTEWMLTDRPTDEGYQNEPGGCRENLALALDAYGLDTAVPNTMNVFQRSTVTDQVHFDVRESPASAGDAVTFRAERDAVVAVSACSAKGVASGTTLTPIDVAVSDGTEVSLASVHDDRP